In the Armatimonadota bacterium genome, CTCCATACGGTTGAATTCTACCATCCGCGAGTCGGCGGTGCCGAGCGAGTGGTGCAGCGCATCTCCGAGGGATTGGCTGCCCGGGGTCATGAGGTAGTGGTCGCCACCGGCGAGGATCCCGATCGGTCGTTGGGTCGACTCAATGGCGTTGAGGTGGTCTCGTTTCGGGTTGCTGGGAACCTTGCCCGCGGCCTGCGAGGTCAGGTAGCTGAGTACCAGGAGTGGTTGCGACGCCAGTCATTTGACGTTGTGCTGAACTACGCGGCACAGGTCTGGCCTACAGATGCCGCACTACCGCTATTGCGGGACCTGCGGGCGGCGCGCGTGCTGGCACCGTGCGGGTTTTCCGGACTGCACGGTCCCCGGCGCATCGTATACTGGTCGTACTACCGCATGTTGGCCCGACAGCTGTGCGACTACGATGCGGTGATATGTCACAGCACGAGCACAGCAGACACACGGTTCTGTCGTCGATGGGGCCCTGTTATGCAGGCGGTGATACCCAACGGCGCCGACAGCGCAGAGTTCGAGAGCGCACCTGCAGGGTTCCGCCGCTGTCATAACATTACGACACAATATATGCTGCTACACGTAGGAAATCATTATCAAGTCAAGGGGCATGACGCTCTCCTGAGGATGTTTTCGTCCCTGCGAGCCGTGGACGCGACGCTCGTGATCATCGGCGGGCCGCCTCGGGGCGGTCGGTCGTGCTGGGAGACCTGCCAGCGAGCTGCAGCGCGTGACGGGCGCGTGCGTTTGCTGAGCGGTCTGTGTCGTCGTGAGGTGGTAGCCGCATACCGGGAGGCGGACGTCGTGCTGCTGACGTCGAGGTTTGAGGTTGCCCCTCTGACCTTGGTGGAAGCGATGGCGGCTGGCGTACCGTTTGTTTCCTACAACGTTGGCAACGCTACGGAATTAGCAGGAGGCCTCGTCGTGAACACGGCGGAGGAGATGGCGAGAATCCTTCGCGACCTCCTGGAGGACCACGATCGGCGGCGTCGCCTGGGCGAGGAGGGGCGGCAGGCCCATCGGCACATGTTCGAGTGGGAGCGAATCATCGACCGCTACGAAGAATTTTACAGCAGGGTGTGGGCCACGGCACGATCGTCGCGGGGAATCCGATGACCGTGCCGATGCCAACTCTCTCCGTCGTGATGGTTACATGGAACTCTGCTGGGTTTCTAGCGTCGGCCTTGTCAGCCCTAAGGCGCGAGGCCGCATCACTGGCGATTGAGGTTGTCGTAGTTGACAACGGGTCAACGGATGGATCGTTGACGGTGGCCGCGGCGACTCTGCCTGATGCCCTCGTCGTCCGTAACCCCTGGAACAAGGGCGTGGCGCGCGCTCGTAACCAGGGGTTTGCGATGGCACGCGGCCGCTATGTGCTCTTCCTAGACAGTGACGCCGAGGTGATGCCGGGGAGTCTGTCCGCTCTTGTCGCCTTCATGGAGGCACACCCCTCGGTTGGCCTCGCCGGCCCGAGACTGGTGTCGCCCGACGGCACCGTCCAGTGTAGCTGCCGGCGGTTTCCCACGTTGCCCGGCAAACTCGGGAGGCAGTTGCCATTGCGCTTGCAGCGCCGACTGCCCTGGGTAGTGCACGAGGAGATGCTGGACGTCGATCGCTCCACTTCCATGCCGGTGGACTATGTGGTCGGAGCCTGCCAGTTGATTCGGCCCGCTGTATTTCGCCGAGCCGGCGGCCTGGACGAGCGAATCTTCTACGGGCCAGAGGACGTGGATTTCTGCTTGCGCGTCTGGCAAGCGGGTTGGGAAGTGTGGTACGTGCCGCAGGCAACTGTCGTGCACCACGAGCAACGCGTCACACGGCGCCGTCCTGGCTGGCTGACCGGCCGGCATGCCGTGGCGTTGGCGTACTACTTCACAAAGCATCGCTATCTCTGGCGCCGACCCGATCGCGACACGTTGAAGGCATCGGCCGACCGTCGTCGACAGGATCCCGGGCATTCGGGCAGAAGAGACGAGTAGCCATGAAAGCCATCATCCCCGTCGCCGGCGTCGGGCGCCGCCTGCGCCCGCACACCCACACGCAGCCCAAGGCCCTC is a window encoding:
- a CDS encoding glycosyltransferase family 2 protein, translating into MPTLSVVMVTWNSAGFLASALSALRREAASLAIEVVVVDNGSTDGSLTVAAATLPDALVVRNPWNKGVARARNQGFAMARGRYVLFLDSDAEVMPGSLSALVAFMEAHPSVGLAGPRLVSPDGTVQCSCRRFPTLPGKLGRQLPLRLQRRLPWVVHEEMLDVDRSTSMPVDYVVGACQLIRPAVFRRAGGLDERIFYGPEDVDFCLRVWQAGWEVWYVPQATVVHHEQRVTRRRPGWLTGRHAVALAYYFTKHRYLWRRPDRDTLKASADRRRQDPGHSGRRDE
- a CDS encoding glycosyltransferase family 4 protein; this encodes MLLHVGNHYQVKGHDALLRMFSSLRAVDATLVIIGGPPRGGRSCWETCQRAAARDGRVRLLSGLCRREVVAAYREADVVLLTSRFEVAPLTLVEAMAAGVPFVSYNVGNATELAGGLVVNTAEEMARILRDLLEDHDRRRRLGEEGRQAHRHMFEWERIIDRYEEFYSRVWATARSSRGIR